Proteins co-encoded in one Scomber scombrus chromosome 14, fScoSco1.1, whole genome shotgun sequence genomic window:
- the aspa gene encoding aspartoacylase, giving the protein MSSYNNSVCLNEARRVAIFGGTHGNEMSGVTLVNLWVKNGAEIQRKGVETKPFITNPRAVEKCTRYVDTDLNRAFTPENLSALGGDDLPYEVQRAQEINRIFGPKGSPEAYDVIFDLHNTTSNMGSTLILESSKDHFNLQMMNYIKKAIAPASCLVLLNEHPLLKYSTSRSVAKHPVGLEVGPQPQGVLRSNIFEAMRVILKHALDFIDLFNEGMEFPPCTVEAFRVTERIDYPRDANGNIIAMVHPNLQDCDWEPLNPGDPMFQTFDGKTIRYQGSGPVYPTFINEAAYYEKQQAFVTTRRETLVASSIRKA; this is encoded by the exons ATGTCCTCTTATAACAACAGCGTGTGTTTGAACGAGGCCAGGAGAGTAGCGATTTTCGGAGGGACTCACGGGAACGAGATGTCCGGCGTGACGCTCGTAAACCTGTGGGTGAAGAACGGCGCCGAGATACAGAGGAAGGGGGTCGAGACCAAACCTTTCATCACCAACCCGAGAGCTGTGGAGAAATGCACCAGATATGTGGACACGGATCTGAACCGAGCCTTCACCCCAGAAAAcctcag CGCCCTGGGAGGAGATGACCTGCCCTATGAGGTGCAGAGAGCTCAGGAGATCAACAGGATATTTGGACCTAAAGGAAGCCCGGAGGCCTACGATGTTATCTTTGACCTCCACAACACCACGTCCAACATGGGCTCCACTCTCATTCTGGAAAGCTCCAAAGACCACTTTAATCTACAGATGATGAACTACATCAAG AAAGCCATCGCTCCAGCCAGCTGTCTCGTCCTGCTGAACGAACACCCTCTTCTGAAATATTCCACTTCACGCTCCGTAGCCAAGCACCCCGTCG gTCTGGAAGTGGGTCCTCAGCCTCAAGGTGTTTTGAGGAGCAACATTTTTGAAGCAATGAGGGTCATACTGAAACACGCCCTGGACTTCATCGACCTGTTCAATGAAG GCATGGAGTTCCCTCCTTGTACAGTGGAAGCTTTCCGAGTCACAGAGAGGATCGACTACCCCAGAGATGCCAATGGAAACATCATTGCCATGGTTCACCCCAATCTGCAG gACTGTGACTGGGAGCCGCTGAACCCCGGTGACCCTATGTTCCAAACATTTGATGGGAAGACCATCCGCTACCAAGGCTCAGGCCCCGTCTATCCCACTTTTATTAATGAGGCAGCCTATTATGAAAAACAACAGGCGTTTGTAACCACCAGGCGAGAAACCTTGGTGGCCAGCAGCATcagaaaagcataa